A genomic region of Miscanthus floridulus cultivar M001 chromosome 3, ASM1932011v1, whole genome shotgun sequence contains the following coding sequences:
- the LOC136544863 gene encoding uncharacterized protein isoform X2, whose translation MYSSAGWWNPHPHSDFMAEMVCSALVQETVSRGVSFALGKREEKASQGHLMERLEMAASQLEFALERAQELRIRHLSLICRRKQIKSAYVEATELLDKHKQQQAVPAGQEPQDAHGVKKRKLWVISAKNMLTTSSFAGLSTDDVRRFELYADFADKFVRDVESGCSLHHNTFCNPIVRHLLEAEFKLAAECATGELTLLSTNSQDAEQFYGPPLVRCEEFFIKQTQIARPDPACCKGSRHGLCANNNVSSELSDIFPEQVIYWVFDCYIPALESSTRSSFDEVGRGWKPPLRVRIIFGPHSLFIYDLMRWIEYFIDLWERRQMVKTSNYTYAVESIGDDVEKCIKYLIESGRVIKYLIESGRVIKYLIESGRVTNNKYIYAVERIGDDVKNAKRINDVSVQEVAETIKSNAINCFSRQQELREYSIGLGSRHSSASFIVEKGSVETAGVPRTRKRYNTRSSKNKDK comes from the exons ATGTATTCATCAGCAGGTTGGTGGAATCCCCATCCCCACAGCGACTTCATGGCGGAGATGGTGTGTTCAGCCCTTGTTCAGGAGACCGTGAGCAGAGGCGTCTCCTTTGCGTTGGGCAAGCGCGAGGAGAAGGCATCCCAAGGCCACTTGATGGAGAGGCTGGAGATGGCCGCCAGCCAGCTGGAGTTTGCACTTGAGAGGGCCCAGGAGCTGCGCATCAGGCACCTCTCATTGATTTGCCGCAGGAAGCAGATCAAGTCTGCCTACGTCGAGGCAACGGAACTGCTCGACAAGCACAAGCAGCAGCAGGCGGTGCCTGCAGGACAGGAACCGCAGGATGCGCACGGGGTGAAGAAGCGCAAGCTATGGGTTATCAGTGCCAAGAACATGCTCACCACATCATCTTTTGCTGGCTTGAGCACGGATGATGTTCGAAGATTTGAATTGTATGCAGATTTTGCAGACAAGTTTGTGAGGGACGTGGAGTCTGGGTGTTCACTTCATCACAACACCTTTTGCAACCCTATTGTCAGGCATCTCCTTGAAG CTGAATTCAAACTTGCGGCTGAATGTGCAACGGGAGAACTCACCCTGCTATCTACTAATTCACAAGACGCTGAACAATTCTATGGGCCTCCGTTGGTGCGCTGTGAAGAGTTTTTTATCAAGCAGACACAAATTGCTCGCCCAGACCCAGCATGTTGCAAAGGAAGTAGGCACGGACTTTGTGCTAACAACAACGTCTCCTCAGAGTTATCGGACATATTCCCAGAGCAAGTTATTTATTGGGTTTTTGACTGCTATATACCAGCACTAGAGTCCAGCACGCGTAGCTCATTTGATGAGGTGGGCAGAGGTTGGAAGCCACCTCTGCGAGTGAGAATTATCTTCGGTCCccattctttatttatttatgatTTGATGAGGTGGATAGAGTACTTTATTGATTTATGGGAAAGGCGGCAGATGGTTAAAACCAGTAATTACACTTATGCAGTAGAGAGTATCGGAGACGATGTTGAGAAGTGTATAAAGTACCTTATTGAAAGCGGGAGGGTTATAAAGTACCTTATTGAAAGCGGGAGGGTTATAAAGTACCTTATTGAAAGCGGGAGGGTTACAAACAATAAGTACATTTATGCAGTAGAGAGGATCGGAGACGATGTTAAGAATGCGAAGCGTATAAATGATGTCAGCGTACAGGAAGTGGCCGAgacaataaaatcaaatgcaataaACTGTTTCTCACGTCAGCAAGAGCTGAGGGAGTACAGTATAGGTTTGGGCTCTCGACACAGTAGTGCATCGTTTATTGTGGAAAAGGGAAGCGTGGAAACAGCAGGTGTGCCCAGAACCAGGAAAAGGTACAATACGCGATCGAGCAAGAACAAGGACAAGTAG
- the LOC136544863 gene encoding uncharacterized protein isoform X1 yields MAEMVCSALVQETVSRGVSFALGKREEKASQGHLMERLEMAASQLEFALERAQELRIRHLSLICRRKQIKSAYVEATELLDKHKQQQAVPAGQEPQDAHGVKKRKLWVISAKNMLTTSSFAGLSTDDVRRFELYADFADKFVRDVESGCSLHHNTFCNPIVRHLLEGKTLRYYLEQGNNLRRSFFIFPMYSDERGVEAQLAYSYMDSTMIEKCFLLTLSLRLSESTDIVGVAIQGLQLLTAEFKLAAECATGELTLLSTNSQDAEQFYGPPLVRCEEFFIKQTQIARPDPACCKGSRHGLCANNNVSSELSDIFPEQVIYWVFDCYIPALESSTRSSFDEVGRGWKPPLRVRIIFGPHSLFIYDLMRWIEYFIDLWERRQMVKTSNYTYAVESIGDDVEKCIKYLIESGRVIKYLIESGRVIKYLIESGRVTNNKYIYAVERIGDDVKNAKRINDVSVQEVAETIKSNAINCFSRQQELREYSIGLGSRHSSASFIVEKGSVETAGVPRTRKRYNTRSSKNKDK; encoded by the coding sequence ATGGCGGAGATGGTGTGTTCAGCCCTTGTTCAGGAGACCGTGAGCAGAGGCGTCTCCTTTGCGTTGGGCAAGCGCGAGGAGAAGGCATCCCAAGGCCACTTGATGGAGAGGCTGGAGATGGCCGCCAGCCAGCTGGAGTTTGCACTTGAGAGGGCCCAGGAGCTGCGCATCAGGCACCTCTCATTGATTTGCCGCAGGAAGCAGATCAAGTCTGCCTACGTCGAGGCAACGGAACTGCTCGACAAGCACAAGCAGCAGCAGGCGGTGCCTGCAGGACAGGAACCGCAGGATGCGCACGGGGTGAAGAAGCGCAAGCTATGGGTTATCAGTGCCAAGAACATGCTCACCACATCATCTTTTGCTGGCTTGAGCACGGATGATGTTCGAAGATTTGAATTGTATGCAGATTTTGCAGACAAGTTTGTGAGGGACGTGGAGTCTGGGTGTTCACTTCATCACAACACCTTTTGCAACCCTATTGTCAGGCATCTCCTTGAAGGTAAAACTCTCCGGTATTATTTGGAGCAGGGAAATAACCTGCGACGAAGTTTCTTCATATTTCCCATGTATTCTGATGAGCGTGGAGTAGAGGCACAGCTAGCATACTCTTACATGGATAGCACAATGATAGAGAAATGTTTTCTTCTGACGTTGTCCCTACGACTATCAGAAAGCACAGACATAGTTGGGGTTGCTATTCAAGGCTTGCAATTATTGACAGCTGAATTCAAACTTGCGGCTGAATGTGCAACGGGAGAACTCACCCTGCTATCTACTAATTCACAAGACGCTGAACAATTCTATGGGCCTCCGTTGGTGCGCTGTGAAGAGTTTTTTATCAAGCAGACACAAATTGCTCGCCCAGACCCAGCATGTTGCAAAGGAAGTAGGCACGGACTTTGTGCTAACAACAACGTCTCCTCAGAGTTATCGGACATATTCCCAGAGCAAGTTATTTATTGGGTTTTTGACTGCTATATACCAGCACTAGAGTCCAGCACGCGTAGCTCATTTGATGAGGTGGGCAGAGGTTGGAAGCCACCTCTGCGAGTGAGAATTATCTTCGGTCCccattctttatttatttatgatTTGATGAGGTGGATAGAGTACTTTATTGATTTATGGGAAAGGCGGCAGATGGTTAAAACCAGTAATTACACTTATGCAGTAGAGAGTATCGGAGACGATGTTGAGAAGTGTATAAAGTACCTTATTGAAAGCGGGAGGGTTATAAAGTACCTTATTGAAAGCGGGAGGGTTATAAAGTACCTTATTGAAAGCGGGAGGGTTACAAACAATAAGTACATTTATGCAGTAGAGAGGATCGGAGACGATGTTAAGAATGCGAAGCGTATAAATGATGTCAGCGTACAGGAAGTGGCCGAgacaataaaatcaaatgcaataaACTGTTTCTCACGTCAGCAAGAGCTGAGGGAGTACAGTATAGGTTTGGGCTCTCGACACAGTAGTGCATCGTTTATTGTGGAAAAGGGAAGCGTGGAAACAGCAGGTGTGCCCAGAACCAGGAAAAGGTACAATACGCGATCGAGCAAGAACAAGGACAAGTAG